The Pseudodesulfovibrio sp. S3 nucleotide sequence TCCGCGCTGAGCGGCCTGAGTTTGGAACACGCCTGAAGGGTGCCGCACAGGGCAGCGGACTGGTCGTTGCCGAGCAGGCCGACGGCGTCGGCTCGACACCGTTTGCAATGGGTCATCTGGTTGATGAAGACGCCCGCTTCCTTGCGCAGGGGCACCACGGTCTCGCTCCCCGGCTCCGGGAGATGGGAAAACGGGGTGTCGGCCGTGGGCTTGACCGGGATCATGTTCTGGATATCGGCGCCGAGCGAGGCGCACACCCGGGCCACTTCCACGATATGATGGTCGTTGATGCCGGGGAGGATGATGGAGTTGACCTTGACGGTGATACCGCGCTCCTTGAGTCCCTTGATGGCCTTGAGCTGGCGGTCCAGCAGGATCTCCGCGCCCTTCTCGCCCCGGTAGACCACGTTCCCGTCCTTGACCCAGGCATAGATCTTGGCGCCGATGGCCGGGTCCACGGCGGAAATGGTGATGGTCACGTGGGACACGCCCAATTCGGCGATGTCGTCCAGGTACGGCAGGATGCCCATGCCGTTGCTGGACAGGCAGAACAGCAGTTCGGGATGCTGCTCATTCAGGAGGCGCATGGTCTCAAGGGTTTCCGCCGGGTTGGCAAAGGGATCGCCCGGACCGGCGATGCCGGCCACGGTGATGCGCGGTTCCTTTTCCAGCACCGCCTTCATGTATTCGGCGGCCTGAAAAGGCTTGAGGACGCCACTGGTCACGCCGGGACGGGACTCGTTCACGCAGTCGTATTTGCGGTTGCAATAGTTGCACTGGATATTGCACTTGGGTGCCACGGGCAGATGCACGCGGCCGCAACTGCCTGCGGTTTCCTTGTTGAAACAGGGGTGCCTGGTGGTATCCTTCATGGTCATTTCACTACCCTCCGGGGCTATATGTAACCGTAGCCGATGCTACTATCCGCTTGCTTCTTCTCGATGACGGCGTTTACAACCCGATCGAACAGTGTCTGTGCGCCCCTGTAGCCAAGGTGGTGAATCCGCTGGCCGCCGAAACGGTCGTGGATCGGAAAACCCACGCGAATCAGGGGAATGCCCCACGCCTTGGCATAGCGGTATCCCTTGGAATGCCCGATGAGCAGATCGGGCTTGAGCGATGCCGCCTCTTCGGAGATATCGAAGAAATCCACCCCTTCACGCACTTCCGGTGCCATGCGGGCCACACCGTTCGTAACCTGGGCAATGGCCGCGTCCAGCCCCTTCTTGCGGGAGCCGGTCCCGGCCAGGACCACGTCCACCCCGATCTCGGACAGAAAGGCGCACAGCCCGGTGACCAGATCTTCCTCGCCGTAGACAACGGCCCGCTTGCCGAACACGTACTTGTGGCCGTCCACGTAGGCATCCACCAACCGGCCGCGCTCAAGTTCGTAGCGACGGGGCATGGGCTTGCCGGATATGGTTTCCAGGGTCTCGAACAGCCGGTCCGATTCACGCAGCCCCATGGGCAGGCCGATGCGGTGATTCTTGACGCCAAAGGTCTTTTCCAGGCTGGTGCCGCCCGTGGCCTTGGGCAGGCAGCGACCGAATTCTATGGTCCCGCGCGCCCCGGACATCTCCTTGATCTCCGCGACAGGCGTGCCGCCGGAAGGTATCTTCACATAGTCTTCCAGGGCCGGACCATCCAGGGTCTCGGAGATGTCGGGCAAAATGGTGGCATGGATGCCGAAGTCCCGGCAGATGTCCTTGAGATGCCGGACGTCCTCGCAGGAGACCATGTTGGGCAGGATGTTCACCCGCCCGGTGTCGGCCGACCTGGTCGTGCAAAGCTGCTCCACCAGGGAGCGCACCGCGCCGTGCCAGCCGTCGGTGTGGGTGCCGCTGAAGCTGGGAGTGGACACCTCCACCAGATCAGGCAGATCCAGGTCGCCGAATTCACTCCTGAATTCCTTGAGATTCCTGGGCACGTCGTCGCCGATGGTCTCGGTCAGGCAGGTGGTGGCCACGCCGATCAGGGAAGGTTCGTACTTCTTCATGACATTGAGGATGCCCTTCTTGAGATTCGGGCCGCCGCCGTAAATGGCGTTCTTCTCACCCAGGGCCGAAGAAGCGATGTCCACAGGCTCCCGGAAATGGGAGATGATGTAACGCCGCATGTAGGTGGCGCATCCCTGGGAACCGTGCAGGAAGGGAATGGCTCCCTCCACCCCCCTGAAGGCCAGTGATGCGCCCAGTGGAGTACACAGCTTGCAGGCATTGGTGGTGGAGACGTAATTGGGCTTCACCTTCTTGATGGATACGGGCTTACTCATTGACGGCCTCCTTCTTGGCAGCGGCCATGCGGTTGGCGCGGCGCGGAGCGAACTGCCAGACCGGGGACATGACCGAAGAGTGGATTTCACGGGCGAAATTGAGCATGCCCACGAATCCTTCAAGGGCTTCCTTGCGCTCATGGTTGTGGTCGCAGAACCCCACCCCGAGCTTGAAGGCGATGGGACGTTCCTTGACTCCGCCCACAAAGACGTCCACGTCCTTTTCCTTGATGAAATGGGACAATTCAAGCGGGTTGGCGTCGTCGATGATGACCGTACCGGGGTCGGTGATCTGCTCCAGTTCGGCGTAGTCCTCCTTGGTCCCGGTCTGGGAACCGACCATGACCACCTCCATGCCGAGATGACGGAATGCCTTGACCAGGGAAAACGCCTTGAAGGAGCCGCCCACGTACATGGCGACCCTCTTGCCCTCCAGGTCCTCCCGATACCGGGCCAGTTCGGGCATGAGCTTCTGAAGCTCCTCACGCACCAAAACCCTGGTCCGGTCCACTATGCCGGGGTCCTTGTCCTTGAAGAAATCGGCCACCTGATAGAGGGCGTCGGCCATATCCTCGATGCCGAGGTAGGAGACCCGCATATACGGGGTGCCGTATTCCTCTTCCATCATCCTGGCCAGATCCAGGGTCGCGCCCGAACACTGAACCAGGTTCAGGGCCGCGCCATGACACCGGCCGATGTCAGCGACCCGGCCATCGCCGGTGACGTTGGCCACGATCTGGACGCCCATCCTCTCGAAGTATTCGCGGATGATCCAGATTTCTCCGGCCAGGTTGAAGTCGCCGAAGATGTTGATGGAAAGGGGCGAAATCCCGGAGGTGTCGCCGGTGCCGATGAGCTTGAACATGGCCTTGCACGCGGCCAGGTATCCGGCCCGCTTGTTGCCCTTGAAACCCTCGGACATGACCGGCAGCACCGGAATGCCCTTTTTCTCGGTCATCTTGCGGCAGACCGCTTCCATGTCGTCGCCGATGAGTCCCACGATGCATGTGGAATAGACAAAGGCGGCCTTGGGCGAATGACGGTCGATGAGCTCATCCAGGGCGGCTTCGAGTTTCCTCTCGCCGCCGAAGATGACATCGGTTTCCTGGAGGTCCGTGGAAAAGGAGAGCCGGAACAGCTCGGGGCCGCTCGAAAGCGAACCGCGAATATCCCAGGTATAGACCGCACAGCCGATGGGGCCGTGCACCAGATGCAGGGCGTCGGATATGGGATAGAGGACCACGCGGGAGCCGCAGAACACGCAGGCTCGCTGGCTGACCGCGCCCGCCAGGGAATCCCGGTTGCAGGCGATGTCGATGGCGCCCTCTCCGGTCCTGTGGATCTGGTCTTTTCTTTCATCTAATATGGTACTCATGTCTCCCCCTATAGGTTCAGGGTAGAATTATTACTGCCGGTTTCTCAGGCTCTCCCGCCGGTCCTCGCGGACAACCGCGTCCATAACGGAGACGGCTTCAGGCATGGGACTCTCAATTCATCATCAAACCGCGTAAGCGGCACAGGGCTCGCCTTCTTCCAATGCGTCCAGGATTTCGTCGATGGCCCCTTCGGAATCTACGCCCTTGAACCACCAGTTCTCGGGCTGGATCACCATTATGGGACCGGACTCGCACTGCTTGAGACAGGATGAGGCCACCACAAGGGCGTCCAGACCCCGGTCCAGAATCTCTTCCTCGATATACTGGAGGAACCCGTTGGTCTGCTTGTGACAGATGCCCTTGGGATCGCCTCCGGCACGGAAGGA carries:
- the nifE gene encoding nitrogenase iron-molybdenum cofactor biosynthesis protein NifE, which produces MSTILDERKDQIHRTGEGAIDIACNRDSLAGAVSQRACVFCGSRVVLYPISDALHLVHGPIGCAVYTWDIRGSLSSGPELFRLSFSTDLQETDVIFGGERKLEAALDELIDRHSPKAAFVYSTCIVGLIGDDMEAVCRKMTEKKGIPVLPVMSEGFKGNKRAGYLAACKAMFKLIGTGDTSGISPLSINIFGDFNLAGEIWIIREYFERMGVQIVANVTGDGRVADIGRCHGAALNLVQCSGATLDLARMMEEEYGTPYMRVSYLGIEDMADALYQVADFFKDKDPGIVDRTRVLVREELQKLMPELARYREDLEGKRVAMYVGGSFKAFSLVKAFRHLGMEVVMVGSQTGTKEDYAELEQITDPGTVIIDDANPLELSHFIKEKDVDVFVGGVKERPIAFKLGVGFCDHNHERKEALEGFVGMLNFAREIHSSVMSPVWQFAPRRANRMAAAKKEAVNE
- a CDS encoding radical SAM protein, encoding MTMKDTTRHPCFNKETAGSCGRVHLPVAPKCNIQCNYCNRKYDCVNESRPGVTSGVLKPFQAAEYMKAVLEKEPRITVAGIAGPGDPFANPAETLETMRLLNEQHPELLFCLSSNGMGILPYLDDIAELGVSHVTITISAVDPAIGAKIYAWVKDGNVVYRGEKGAEILLDRQLKAIKGLKERGITVKVNSIILPGINDHHIVEVARVCASLGADIQNMIPVKPTADTPFSHLPEPGSETVVPLRKEAGVFINQMTHCKRCRADAVGLLGNDQSAALCGTLQACSKLRPLSAEMARPYVAVATREGLLVNQHLGEAKSFEIWGESETGGFRMIEERQAPNAGCGPQRWSELASTLKDCRAVLCAAIGETPRMLLEEHSVKPHVVDGFIEDALRYVFEGGDINALKVRRCGIGSACSGGGAGCG
- a CDS encoding nitrogenase component 1; this encodes MSKPVSIKKVKPNYVSTTNACKLCTPLGASLAFRGVEGAIPFLHGSQGCATYMRRYIISHFREPVDIASSALGEKNAIYGGGPNLKKGILNVMKKYEPSLIGVATTCLTETIGDDVPRNLKEFRSEFGDLDLPDLVEVSTPSFSGTHTDGWHGAVRSLVEQLCTTRSADTGRVNILPNMVSCEDVRHLKDICRDFGIHATILPDISETLDGPALEDYVKIPSGGTPVAEIKEMSGARGTIEFGRCLPKATGGTSLEKTFGVKNHRIGLPMGLRESDRLFETLETISGKPMPRRYELERGRLVDAYVDGHKYVFGKRAVVYGEEDLVTGLCAFLSEIGVDVVLAGTGSRKKGLDAAIAQVTNGVARMAPEVREGVDFFDISEEAASLKPDLLIGHSKGYRYAKAWGIPLIRVGFPIHDRFGGQRIHHLGYRGAQTLFDRVVNAVIEKKQADSSIGYGYI
- a CDS encoding (2Fe-2S) ferredoxin domain-containing protein, which gives rise to MAIPERMIICCQSFRAGGDPKGICHKQTNGFLQYIEEEILDRGLDALVVASSCLKQCESGPIMVIQPENWWFKGVDSEGAIDEILDALEEGEPCAAYAV